The proteins below come from a single Miscanthus floridulus cultivar M001 chromosome 1, ASM1932011v1, whole genome shotgun sequence genomic window:
- the LOC136493508 gene encoding silicon efflux transporter LSI3-like, which produces MTHLAPLPKVVMGSLAFGVFWMLAVFPSVPFLPIGRTAGALLGAVLMIVFHVISADDAYASIDLPILGLLFATMVVGGYLKGAGMFKHLGKLLAWRSQGGRDLLCRVCVVTALASALFTNDTCCVVLTEFVLELAAECNLPAKPFLLALATSANIGSSATPIGNPQNLVIAFNSKITFLQFFFGILPAMLAGMGVNTVMLLCMFWKDLEGTDEVAAAAGKEMEAVEEGRSPASVLSLKNSPTASAAAHGALRQRHGHDADDDPDSMMSSENIPTKHRWFMQCSEHRRKLFLKSFAYVVTVGMLVAYMLGLNMSWTAITTAIALVVVDFRDAEPCLDKVSYSLLVFFSGMFVTVSGFNKTGLPGAIWNFMAPYAKINHVSGVTVLSLIILLLSNLASNVPTVLLMGDEVAASAATISASAVTRSWLLLAWVSTVAGNLSLLGSAANLIVCEQALRAPRNAHDLSFWSHVVFGVPSTLVVTAIGIPLIGKIAF; this is translated from the exons ATGACGCATCTGGCGCCTCTTCCCAAGGTGGTGATGGGTTCGCTGGCATTCGGCGTGTTCTGGATGCTGGCGGTGTTCCCTTCGGTGCCGTTCCTGCCGATCGGACGCACGGCGGGGGCGCTGCTGGGCGCCGTGCTCATGATCGTGTTCCACGTCATCAGCGCCGACGACGCGTACGCGTCCATCGACCTCCCGATTCTGGGCCTGCTCTTCGCCACCATGGTGGTGGGCGGCTACCTCAAGGGCGCCGGCATGTTCAAGCACCTGGGCAAGCTGCTGGCGTGGCGGAGCCAGGGCGGGCGCGACCTGCTGTGCCGCGTCTGCGTCGTCACCGCGCTCGCCAGCGCGCTCTTCACCAACGACACCTGCTGCGTCGTGCTCACCGAGTTCGTGCTGGAGCTCGCCGCCGAGTGCAACCTCCCCGCCAAGCCCTTCCTGCTGGCGCTCGCCACGAGCGCCAACATCGGGTCCAGCGCCACGCCCATCGGCAACCCGCAGAACCTGGTGATCGCCTTCAACAGCAAGATCACCTTCCTCCAGTTCTTCTTCGGCATCCTGCCGGCCATGCTCGCCGGGATGGGCGTCAACACGGTCATGCTGCTCTGTATGTTTTGGAAGGACCTCGAGGGCACCGACGAGGTGGCCGCCGCCGCTGGGAAGGAGATGGAGGCCGTCGAGGAGGGGCGGTCGCCGGCCTCGGTGCTCTCGCTCAAGAATAGCCCCACCGCGAGCGCCGCCGCCCACGGCGCTCTGCGTCAGCGCCACGGCCACGACGCGGATGACGATCCGGACTCGATGATGTCGTCGGAGAACATCCCGACAAAGCACCGGTGGTTCATGCAGTGCTCGGAGCACCGGCGTAAGCTGTTCCTCAAGAGCTTCGCGTACGTCGTCACCGTCGGCATGCTCGTGGCCTACATGCTTGGCCTCAACATGTCGTGGACCGCCATCACCACCGCCATCGCGCTCGTCGTCGTTGACTTCCGCGACGCCGAGCCGTGCCTGGACAAG GTGTCCTACTCACTGCTGGTCTTCTTCTCGGGGATGTTCGTGACTGTGAGCGGGTTCAACAAGACGGGGCTCCCCGGGGCCATCTGGAACTTCATGGCGCCCTACGCGAAGATCAACCACGTCAGCGGCGTCACCGTGCTCTCCCTCATCATCCTGCTCCTCTCCAACCTCGCCTCCAACGTGCCAACTG TGCTGCTAATGGGGGACGAGGTGGCGGCTTCTGCGGCGACGATCTCTGCGTCGGCGGTGACCCGGTCGTGGCTGCTACTGGCATGGGTGAGCACGGTGGCGGGCAACCTGTCGCTCCTGGGGTCGGCGGCGAACCTGATCGTGTGCGAGCAGGCGCTCCGCGCGCCGCGCAACGCCCACGACCTCAGCTTCTGGAGCCACGTCGTGTTCGGCGTCCCCTCCACGCTCGTCGTCACCGCCATCGGCATACCGCTCATCGGCAAGATCGCCTTCTAG